In the Periophthalmus magnuspinnatus isolate fPerMag1 chromosome 11, fPerMag1.2.pri, whole genome shotgun sequence genome, GAATTCCTATATTTTTCCTTAAACAGGATCGTGGGAGAGGATGATGGAGGAACATTGTTCACGCCACAGCAGTATGAGGAGTACAAGAGGAGAGTGGTCCCCAGGCGCATACAGAACCGCCTGTATGTGAGCTATGGTGTTGCCGGGGGCCTTGACTGCAAACTGATCGGCCCCGAGACCCCCTGCTTCTGCACACACAGGTATTAGCTACTAACAACTATGCAGAAGGACATGCAGTTCAGAGGAAATAtttgtttaaagcagacctattttgCACAATTGACTTTTTAGCGCTTTTAACCCTTcatcatttactcacctgaagttgtatttggggtgatttgtgcatgtttgagcaatagcttattttcaagatgccattttgatcATCAACTAACTCTAACTTTGTACTTCTCTTAATCTGTGATTCATAGGATTCTGCAGtttagtaattttggtacaaatgaaaaaaagcgGCTACTCGTGTGATCTGATCTATCCATAGGAGACTCAACTCTATGGCTCTTTTTTGTGATGACGTCAGCTTCCATTGAGttgcggatttgtttcttttattgagctgttttagatgaatattgcgatttaaaatgtgcaaagtaaaacatccacgggtgtcatactatatagcagacacaagcacaatatgtcctctttaactATTTCCTTTTGTCCATTGTGAAACTGGTTATTCAAATATGACAAATGCTAAAATGCCCAGACATACTAGACATAAAGCATCTGAAAGTATAGAACATGTGAACTAACTGTTCACATGTTCTGTCCAGGTACAAGCAGCACCAGTCTGAGTATGAGGAGCTACccacacagcgccccctggtgttgCCATGCCATGTGCATGGCTGCCCGTGCTCACAGTACCAGTATGTTCCTCAGATGGGCTCCCGACCAGTGCGCTGCAGGTGCAAACATCTGCCTGAGGAGCACGAAGCCACCATGGGACACCTGTGCTCCAGATGTGAGTGTGGGAGGGGGCTTTGGGATGTCAAAAAAATATACGTTGATTTTACTTTATTGCTGCTGTTTTATATCTTATATTACCCAAAATTGACTGGGCTTGAAGTcgtattataatattattactCAAATTATCGaaaccatacctggagttgggttttatttcattcacgcatgtttcaATAATCTtgtggtttattagtctgtctacatctccaaagctcagaatgttctgttccatcttgtgatatcatgaggcagtagtttttaagttaacagctaccttttactttgtGTTTAGTAGATGTTGGGCTGAAatcttccaaatgattctactaaAGGGGTATggagttcaaaaatgcagtggagcacttactacatgacatcacaaggggaacagtgtgttttccaCATATTATGAAGCCATCTGTGTAATTTTGAAGAAATACTGCCAATTATTGGACTTACTCAAGACAGTTGGTTAGTGTTAATGCAACAGCATTAAGTACATTTGAAAATGCAATCAACTGCAAATCCATCACCATCCACACTGATACATTAActtctatataaatatacaaaaatattatataaaactcTAGACAATAatctgacaaacctgatgtgatgtgcagtagtttcactgGTGGGAGGCAcaatgattgtgttgtgatagcttTGTTGTGGAAAATTATAACTAGATGAATAATAATCCATTTACAAAGCCTGGTGAGTTATGAAATACCAAAAGGTTTATTCTGTGTTACAACTGATAGAACAGGGCCTaagcctgccctggccacagactggcagccttctATTGTCCTAAGCAAGTCTTTAATCAGTCTCCCTTTAgtctctcccttcagagcatctgagctctgagtatttatactaGAATTACAAAACATCAGTCATTACAGACAGTAAAACAACAAAGGCTTTCCTGGAGGatgggacagagccttcacacatgttaatgtctggtctgggtcactgacagactgacacagatcaaatgcgtTCACACAAAGACAtatgataagaatattttcttcacaacattaATATAGATACATTTCCATCCAAatttccatatatatatatatatatatatatatatatatatatatatatatatatatatatatatatatatatatatatatatatatatatataatacacacacacatatatgtttgtacgtatgtgtatatatatatatatatatatatatatatatatatatatatatatatataaataatacacacacacacatatatgtttgtacgtatgtgtgtgtgtgtatatatatatatatatatatatatatatatatatatatatatatatatatatatatagatagatagatagatagatgtatAAAGTAACAAAGACtaacaatctaaaaaaaaaaaaaaaaaaggagtggATAATTTAACTACATCCAATAATTTCTTATTGACAACTGTTCAAATGttaaacacatatatatataaataatacacacacacacatatatgtttgtacgtatgtgtgtgtgtgtatatatatatatatatatatatatatatatatatatatatatatatatatatatatatatatatatatatatatatgtatagatagatagatagatgtatAAAGTAACAAAGACtaacaatctaaaaaaaaaaaaaaaaaggagtggATAATTTAACTACATCCAATAATTTCTTATTGACAACTGTTCAAATGTTAAACACATATTTTCTGATAATGCACAATTTACACCGTACAGTTTGACTGATCAGGTCATGACTTCTGGTGTCACACTCTGTACTTAAGCACAATTTTCTGCATGTGAATCagttttcagcttttttttttttttacatgctgATACAGTTCTTCACACTTAACATTGTGAGTGCATTAGAGTTAGTAAAAttagtaaaataattaataatgttGGAAATGTGATCATTTTCAATGCATCATAGTGTTGACATGACGCATTTTGCActtatattatatctccattcTTATACCTGACAGATGGGCACTGCTGCTTTGAATTTACTCTCCCTCATGAGAAAGTTCAGCCCGTCTTTACACTTAAATGCACAGGGAATCTCATCCTTTTTCACCCTTTTACTAGCCAGTAACCCTAGATTGGATTTTCACCTAGTGACTGTTTGCTAAATAGCAGGGACTTTCACCTGTCTGACTGTTTATTTGCTAATAGAATACAATCAAGTAGGGCTCAAAGCTAGATATTATATAAAGCAAAGTGTAGCAAAACTAAACCGATGTTTATGTTTACAGAGTGTCTCACAGTTTGCTTTGTCTATTATATTCTGCTCTTCAGAGCTGATCTGTGGCATAGGTGATGTTTCCCTCACAGTATCTCTGCTGGATTATCAGGTAGATATCATGTTAAAACACAAGGACAAGCCTGGGAAAAAACCTGGGAAAAAAACCTTCAGGCCCCTTCAgcgttcacacatgttaatgtctggtctggtgtcgctgacagactgacacagatcaaacacatttacacaacgacatacatacacatacacaagaACATTTTCCTCACAACATGAATACACATAAATTTCCATCAgagtgctctgaagggagagatACACAAAGGGATGCGGAACTCAGAGGGTCAAAAACCACaattaaacttataaaacatgttaatacaggcctaataagagtcaggtttgtgcagATGCAAGATCATTCagagtgttttttatatatatatatatatatatatatatatatatatatatatatatatatatatatatatatatatatatatatatatatatatatatatatatatatatatatatatatatatatatatatatatacacacacacacacacataatattTCCCCTCTGTATTCCTGTAGGCAGCTCCTGTCGGGGGTTCTACAGTCCCTCTACCTGTGGGTGTGGTCAGCCCTACTCCGCCCATCGCACGCTGGTCAGTTTGAACTACCACAACCACACAACCACTATAGGGTCAGTCATGTCTATGCAAAATGACTGTTATAGCtcttaaccatgttatattcttacttcttcatcaaaCCTTATGTGGGATTCTTGAatttctgcatgtttgagtaaacagTTAAACCTTCTTCTGTATTCACTTCATCTGGTGGTAATCCAGAagagctcctctgtgtttttaaaggtcatTCACTTTCATCATACTTCTCATTATTACTGTGCTCTCATGTGTTCCAGCTGTTGACATAAGGCCTCAGATAAATACAGATTATACAGTGCAACCAGTCTAGAGCCAGGCCAGTCTTCAGATGGGTGTCAGTCTCACATAAACCAACTGTTCCTCACATAAAAGCATGAGTCTGCTCCTTTACTCACCCTCATTCCACAAATACCCTCTGTATGATGAGAGCTGTGTCCTCTGAGCTCTGCTGTGATCCACTGACCTCTTGTTCCTCTCTGGACTGTATCACAAAGAGCTtaagttaaaaacacagcgcAATTTGGTCCTCATTCAAGCTCCAGAGTGCAGGTGCAATCAGCAGAGGTGGCAGAGGTTTGTACTCaacattactttaaaataatattactcaagtagtgaCCTAAATAGTTACACAAGAGTATAAAAAGATTATTTGAAGAAAATATTACTTTAGAAATAATCCCTACATTATGGTATTTCTAAAGAATAGacctcaaaaataaataaatacttaaaatattaaatcatatctgaaggagcaatggaagaaacacaaacatttaaatcatCATCACTGAATCATTACTGTCgacatgaagcttttgtcacttgtagaattACTCATAGTGACAAGAGTAATCGCAActtactgttacactgtacaatatacagtattactaaagtaagagtatGTTCTAATAAAACttttctgaaaagtacaatttcttcaaaaaattactcaaataaatgtaactgaacacTAGCTTCTTCTTACGGTCAGCCCCGTTTCCCCATTTCTGAATAGACCAACCCTCCAGCTGGGTACTTCTGTGGCCTCTTGTGAGTATGACTACATGACTGCtaagtaacaaaagctttatgttgacaatatgaaattatttgagcatttgtatttcttgcaaggctccttcagatatgatttagtttgtctcgtgttttgtctttcaaattggcctaatattattttgaagtaacgttacacTGTAGGATCTGTAGTTTGCTTGTGCATGATCTCCTCTGGTTATGTTGTGTCTCTGTAGGtggagagcagacaggagaggcaGGCCCGTGGAGCTCCTCTGGGTTGGGACGTCCCGTACGCGGCCATGGGGGGTTTGACAGGGTACAGCTCTCTCATGGACGGATACCTCAGACTGGACAGCAGCGGAGCAGGACACACGGGGAATACATGTGATTGTACAGTGCATTTGTCAAGTGTGCAAAAGCCTAAAGAATCAACTAAATGTTCTGCAGtttctttaaacaataaataacagttacacgcagttacaaacacatttggataatttttttggtaaagtaaataaattgtTTTCAGTATCAACATCGgtatcagaacagaaaaagctgtATCAGTATGTACTTGTCCTCTGTGAACAGGCCCCTGCTGGAGTAAGGCCAGGTGCTCCACAAGAACTACCATTCTGAACCACCAGATGCTCAACAGCGGATCAGAGGAGGAAATCTACTTAATGTATCAATCCAGGGCTCATGACAAGGACAGAGAGAGTCCAAATCCCCCAAAATCTGAAAACATCAGCTCACCATCAGCAGAAGGCACTCACTTGTAGATGACAGTTTAGTCAGTTCTGATTAACCAGAGGGAAAACACTGTAGACTCAAGTGAATTGTAGCCAgggcaacaaaacaacaaaacaatacagctCATTTGGAATACTGCAGGGTTTTTTTCCAGCTTGAGAACATGACTATCATCAGAACTGTTTTGCATCCT is a window encoding:
- the fam221a gene encoding protein FAM221A, with amino-acid sequence MERISLDQSALQAVDEYCEYRRIVGEDDGGTLFTPQQYEEYKRRVVPRRIQNRLYVSYGVAGGLDCKLIGPETPCFCTHRYKQHQSEYEELPTQRPLVLPCHVHGCPCSQYQYVPQMGSRPVRCRCKHLPEEHEATMGHLCSRCSSCRGFYSPSTCGCGQPYSAHRTLVESRQERQARGAPLGWDVPYAAMGGLTGYSSLMDGYLRLDSSGAGHTGNTCDCPCWSKARCSTRTTILNHQMLNSGSEEEIYLMYQSRAHDKDRESPNPPKSENISSPSAEGTHL